The Dermacentor silvarum isolate Dsil-2018 chromosome 7, BIME_Dsil_1.4, whole genome shotgun sequence genomic sequence ACAATTGCAGCTATAGCATCTTTAGAATACAATTAAACCTTGTGTGACAATAGTCGCATGTGACATGAAAATACCTTTGTTGCTGAAAATACATGCTGATATCAGCGATAGATGTTGAAGATGTACTTGTTATACCtgtgtttgttatattgaggtttgactttGGTGGTGACTTTGATTAGCTGCAATTTGTGCAAGGTGATTCTAGTTATCAAATACGTGAAGCagaaattacttttttttaaaatttttctgcTAAAGTGTGCATGGCTAACACTGGTCTCCCACTGTCGTTGTCGCTCTATTTTAGAGGGATGCTAAACGCAAGTGTTCGATCGAGCTAAGGTGAAAGATTAGGATTTCAAAATGCCCAAACTGTAACCTATGCTCAGAACTGGTATTTCCCGAAGAAAATAATGCAAGCTAAACATAACAATCGGTGCCACTACTGAAAAAAATCTGGGATCTGCTTCATGAGGTGTCTCATATGCTATTCGTTGTGAGATTAGGCAGAGTCACCACCTGGCAGGTTCTGGCAGTACCGCACTTGTGTGGATTGCTCCCTTCCACCGTGTAATCACGTCATCTACTATCCAGTAGCCTGCTCATAGATGTGTACAGCATGCGTATCTTCTAAAGACTGCTTGTTACACGTTTTTAGCACACCCACAATAGCTTGTCAggttgtcttcctttttttttgaaaattaGCAAAAGTATTGGGCCTTGCTCTGTCATCTTTGTGCTGTATAATAAGGTCAGTGATCGTCTTTGGTGAATGCGACCTGTGTTATCATCATACTTTTGTTGGCCACTCATGTTTCAACTTTTTTAGTCGCTCATCGGTTCAAGCACATAATGGAGGTTGTTACGTTGTTACAACGTCATTCTAAATTGCGCAAGAAAACAGACAAGGGGGTACAGCACAAGCACTTTCTACCAGCTGTGAGTGTGTGTTTCACACGCCAGAAAACTTGCTCAAAACACAAATGTAAGGCAGTTGTCATCCTAAAAAGACAGCTAAAGATAACTCAAAGAAGCTCAGTCATAATGGCTTTGTCAGAAAATGACAAAAATAGAAGATATAGGCTTCCAATGACATATCTTTCAAAAATGCACATTCATCTTCAATTGGCACTATTGCAGATGGCTGACACATTTGCTTTCAAACTTCGAAATCAATGTAGCAGGCCTTGACCAGCTCATGATTGCGTGCAGTTTGTGCTCAGTTGGCAGAAAGTATTTGTGCTGTTCCCATTTCTTCCTGTCTCTGTTTTTGTGCTCTGCTTTAAAATAAAGAGTAGAGTCACCCTTAAGCACAATTTTCTCAAAGGAAAAGTAATTTTTTAGCACAGAACGATCACAAAGATATTTTTTTCATAGCCATTGTCTGTCGTTCTAGCAAGGCATTGTACAGTTGAACCACGTTAGTATAACAAAGCCACATCCAACACAAAAATACCTTCATTGTATTCAATATATATTCAATATTCAAACTCGGAAATCAATGTAGCAGGCCTTGACCAGCTCATGAGTATGTGCAGTTTGTGCTGAGTTGGCAGAAAGTACTTGTGCTGTTCCCATTTCTTCCGGTCTCTATTGCACTCTGCTTTAAAATGAAGAGCAGGGTCATCCTTAACCACAATTTTCTAAAAAGTGAAGTAATCTTTTAGCACAGAACGAACACAAATAGATTTTGTTTAAAGCCATTGTCTGTTGTTCTAGCAAGGCATAGTACAGTTGAACCGCGTTAGTATAACAAAGCCACATCCAACACAAAAATACCTTCATTGTATTCAATATATGTTCAATATTCAAACTCGGAAATCAATGTAGCAGGCCTTGACCAGCTCATGAGTGTGTGCAGTTTGTGCTGAGTTGGCAGAAAGTACTTGTGCTGTTCCCATTTCTTCCGGTCTCTATTGCACTCTGCTTTAAAATGAAGAGCAGGGTCATCCTTAACCACAATTTTCTAAAAAGTGAAGTAATCTTTTAGCACAGAACGAACACAAATAGATTTTGTTTAAAGCCATTGTCTGTTGTTCTAGCAAGGCATAGTACAGTTGAACCGCGTTAGTATAACAAAGCCACATCCAACacaaaaataccttcgttatattcAATATTTATTGTAAGCATGTATATAGTTACACACTGATGTTGGCGAGAAATAGTTTAGATTTAATTCATTATATCCGTGTACATTATGTCAAGGTTCGGCTGCTTTTTCTTTTACATCCCTTTGAAATGCACTTGGCATCTTCAGAAGCAGCAAGCCtttttgtttttctgcaaaaTGACAGCGCTCTAATTTCACTTGTTTGCCTCTTTAATTAACTGACAGGTCATTTCTACCTGACCGGCTTACTGCTGGACAAGATCAAGGCCGCAGCACCCAGTCGTGTGGTCAATGTCTCAAGCATCGCTCACCAAAGGGGAAAGATCAACTACACTGACTTCAACTCGGAAAAGGAATATGACCCTGCTGATGCCTACAACCAGAGCAAGCTCGCTAATGTCTTGTTCACTAAGGAACTTGCCCAGAAACTAAAAGGTAAACAGCGGTATCACGTCCGTTTGCTAGTAGTATGAACACATGGGAAAACAGCAAATTATGCCAAATAATGTTTGCCAAAACAAGAACAATTGCAGAGAGGCATTGCTAATTTGTTTTTGTAGCTCCAAAAGCTTGCTTGCCCTGCTTTTCAGGTACTGGCGTGTCTGTGTTTGCGGTGCATCCAGGAATTGTCAACACTGAAATCACGCGGCACATGGGAATCGCATCTTCGTGGACGGCTGCGGTGTTTGCCAAGCCATTTCTGTGGCTTTTTACGAAGACGCCAAAACAGGGCGTCCAGGGCATCTTGTACTGTGCTCTAGCTGACGGCATTGAAGAGCACAGTGGAAAGTACTTCTGGTAAGGACACAACACTCCACCGCGTGTCTCGTTAAAAGGCCAAGTGTAACAAggtttcactttggctaaatcgGTTATAAATGAGTAGTTTGTACATGCTAtcgaagcaatcttggcaaatgTGAAGGGCTGGTAATTTTAACAGCCTTTATTTAAAGGACATGTTAGCATCAGATGACACAGGCATCTTCTGGTGGCTAGCTGATACATGACACATATCCCATACCATCACCTCGGAGATTTTCAGCATGCCACGGGTTTTGCCCAATCTGTCGCTGTACTGGTTCTCGATGTTCTGTGTTCTGCATCATTTCTGGGGAATTTTAATggcagtcgtttttttttttttcattttagtaTAACACGTCTGTTTTTGTGAGCTTTTCATATCGCATCCAATCTTATTCAAATTAAAATTTTGCATCACGGCTGCTGTCTACGTTATCTGAAACTAGTCCTTTTAATTGTTCCCAACATGTACTTGTAGTTGGCCTTTAATGTGCTTGTGGAGCAGACGTACATGTTGTTTGTTCCTTTGCACACAATGCAATTTACTATAATTCTTCATTTCAAATGCTTGCTGAAGTATAGAGCAGAAGCAGCGACACAGAAACAAATATTACGATCAGAGAAATAATGTGAACCAACCAGTTCCATTTATGGCTTTGCTGCAATGCAGTGTACTCTGGGGTTCAACAGTACAGCTTGCATTGTGCACTCCACCGCGTGTCTCGTTAAAAGGCCAAGTGCTCCCAACACGTACTTGGTACTTGTAGTTGGCCTTTAATATGCTTGTTCCAACGTTTGCTCCAACGTTTATGCTGATAGGCCCCAGACCCCCACTATTTGGGAAGAAAAATCTTATTGTAGCCGCTAAACAATCTTGAATTCAATATTATGCAAGCGAGCTTGTCTGCAGCTCGAAATGCTGTTATGAAGATCGTGATAGCGTCTTGACTTCAGGAAATGTCAGTAAAACGCTAGCTTGTGTATGACGTTAAGCTGTGTGGCAGTGCGTACTTGTGgctttttaaattgcctgtgtaGTTAACTTGGGGGCGGGGGATGTCGATTATGCACCAAGAATGTTTAAGAAAGTGTTCAGGCAAGATATACACAATCTGCTGGGTTTGCTGCGGATGCTGTCTGTGTTCTCGGAAGCCGTCGTTGCCGCACGATGGACAAGTAAATTGTGCAAGCATATTGCACATGGTAGGTTACATCACtgtagcacaaaaaaaaattaatcgcTGGCATATCACAGTTCTGCTTCATTGGGTACTGAACATAATCGTCTTTGCATGCTGAAATTGCAAGTGACGCTTTTTCCTGTTCTAAGCCTTTTTTTCCACCTTGGTTCCGTCTTAACTTtgcggaataagatgaaccaactagcccagcagcaaGTATTGATATGGTTAGAAATAGCAGATTGATGTTTTCTTCTCGTCTCCACTCTTTGAGTAGTATGCTTAAAAGGCTTCAAGTGGATTACTAGATTACTTAAGCGACCACCGTTTGTCATGATCCCAGCGATAAGTATTCCCTTGCACATGAACCTCTCATTTACTGCGGAGACACTCTTTAAGGCGTTAAACGCTATCTCTGTGTGTGTCGCCATCGCCACGCAAAATGTGTGGCCCCACTTGAAAAGCACTTCGAAATGTGATTGCCGTGTGTCATGCCAAGGGTGCAAGCTTTGTATTAATTGCCAAGATAGCCATCGTAAAAGTGCTGGAGTAGCAGTAATTGTCTGTGTCATTCTTTTAACATGTTGgcggtgcatccccactatagCGTACCTCGTAGCACATGTGTTGCTTCAGGATGCgacttatgacttctctctctctcttggggtGTTAAaacccacaatttaattttactTGGTGATCTTGGTGCACAACTTGAGAGTGAAAGTGACAAGTACAATTCAGTGTTGGTGCAGCCAAGTAGGCTGCATTTTGAGGATGCAAAACTTTTTTTTGTATGTGCATGTACATACGTGCGTGCACGCAAGTTGCTGCATTTTGTGTAGCTCATAGTCAATTCGTGTGAATATGCAGTGCTAAATATAGTCTACTAACGTTGGTGTTAACAGTGTGCGATATTACTTTTTCACGTTTTTCATGCAGCAACTGCAAAGTGACAACACCAAATCCGATTGCTGAAGACAAGCTTGCCTCAAGTTGGCTGTGGGCTGTCAGCGAAAAGTGGACTGGCTTATCATAAGCTTTCCTGCAGTGCAGTGTGGCACTATAAACTGCATAGGCAGTGTACACAATGTAAATAAATGTAGTTTAAGTCAATGAACGCCTTGCAATTGTGTTGTTGTATTGTGACTTGGCCTGGTAATGAACAAGTATAGCAAAAGAAGCAACTGATGTTCTTCATGGCCGTACTTCACCAGCACTTGCGGATTTTCTTTAGAAAACCTCAACTCTGCACATATTTGCAGAAATATATATCATAGCCGAGCTCATCAGCTATTGCTGAAAGTTCCTCGTTCTGTTGCGTCGATAACAAAATGAAAGACTGCCATGCTCCCTTGAGCTGCTATGCATGCGTCAGCAAGTTCTCCTGATTGATtacatggagagagagagaaaagggaacCAGGGAGGTTAATTaggttgcacctggtttgctaccctactctgggggaggaggaagcaggaagaaaaatgAAAGGAAGAGGGAAAGGGGTAAGAGGTGATGCGCACGCACAAGTAACTTTGTGTGCCGTGAGTCCATGGTCCCAAAATTTTCTTCTTTCGCAAACGCTGTGTCGTCCAGTCAGCTTATAAAGCAGTATGGAAAGTCTGTCTTTTGTCAACAAAAGAAGGGCAGTAGATGAGGATAAGCAGTCCTATGGTTTTATCGCAATAACAAAAGTTGTATGAGGCACTGTCCATCATGCCGGTGAGATAACCATAGGTGTTTGTAAAAGTATAGTTAAAAGCAATGCCCTGCCACgagcgacacagtaaagttgcgtCACATAGAAGTAGACCAGGCGGTAGTTGAAGGCACTATGAAGGGTCAAGGGAGTGCAGTCGTCAGTTAGCACATTCCACTGAATTCCAATCTTCTAATGCATTGCTACGAGCGAGTATGTGAAGTTGCCGCAGTGCATCAGGCCTTTGACAATGGCACAGGCGCATGCTGGATGGAACACGCTTCTTTGTCGGTTCTTTTGTGGCGGATGATGCCGCAATGACCCGGTAACCACTGAAACCTTATTGGTTGTTTATTATCAACAGCGCTGAGGTAATATTATCTGATTTCtgataccagctgctcatgagggCCATGGTGTAGCCATAAATGTTTAGAGGGCCATGCCTTAGAATAACAAAATATGACCCACAGGTCAGGTGGACGTTGATGGATGCAGCAAATGGTGCCTCTGAGAGCAGCAAGTTCCAATCCCATTCATATTGTGGCATGCGAAAACTTTAACTTGATTGACGTTGATCTCGATGTGATGAACAACACACTGGACGAAGCTGTTTGCAGTAATTGAACCATCTGTACATACATGCACACTATCATAGTATGTCTGATATTAAGTGTTGTGAAGTGACTTGTTCCTGAGCTACTTGCAGCAAGTTGGCCTTCTTTCTAATGACAGGAACACCGAATTTACGGGTGGTTGCTTGTAATACTACAAATCAGTCCATGGTCCTCGCATTGGCAGAGAGGAGTTTATTTCCTTCCTCTGTGATTGATTAAAGAGCTGCTCCTACACTCCATGGATGaattgcttgtttttttttttaaaggacaaCTGCATTTTAGATATGGAATAAGTTAAGGGCCCAAAATAAGACAGGACAGGGAACAGCACAAGGGCTCACTAAAAACTGATGTATTTCCTGAAATACATCACTTGTTAGAGTGCTTGTGCTGTTCCAGTTGTGCTGCTCGTGTCTTTTTTGCACTTTAATTCTTTTATACTGTATCACGGACCAACACGCCCAACAACACGTCTGCTCGTTCTATTCGCCTGCACTTCGTGAACTAGTTCAGACAGGCAGTGCTGCACTCCACTGTTCATTTTAGCGGTGCAAGTGTGGCTCCATCTGCACAGCACCGTTGGTGTAAATAAGTTCAGGTAAAGCTCAGACCCAGTTCCTGAACTTTCTGCACAGCTGGGATTGGCGGCGCCGATGACGTGCAGTGAAGAAGCAGCAAACTATTTCTCCAGCAACATGGCAGCAGATGATGATACAAGAAATATTAGCGTGCTCCTGAATGGTTTACTGACAGAATGTGCCGTTGATCACCAACGACGGCACCCATGTTCACAAGAGGAACCAGTTTTCATGTGTGGACATCAAGTGTGTCCAAAGACAGGTGGAAAATGCGCTTGAACTAGAAGTCAAAGTAGTTTTTTATCGCGTCTTCAAGGTATAGTCGACTCCTATTAAGTCAACCTTGAGGGACTATAAGCTTAGGTAGATTTATCCAAAAGGTAGAATTAACAAACAACAAAACCTTTT encodes the following:
- the LOC119457727 gene encoding retinol dehydrogenase 13, with product MVSLLKSKPVIILSSIGAGAGAIILFKEYVGGCRYDNDKRLDDKVVVITGANTGLGRAAAKEFATRGASVIMACRDLTKCRRVRREILTQTQNKRVVCEELDLASLESIRNFAARINDSVKQVDILVNNAGVMRCPKLLTKDGFEMQLGVNHLGHFYLTGLLLDKIKAAAPSRVVNVSSIAHQRGKINYTDFNSEKEYDPADAYNQSKLANVLFTKELAQKLKGTGVSVFAVHPGIVNTEITRHMGIASSWTAAVFAKPFLWLFTKTPKQGVQGILYCALADGIEEHSGKYFCNCKVTTPNPIAEDKLASSWLWAVSEKWTGLS